The Solenopsis invicta isolate M01_SB chromosome 3, UNIL_Sinv_3.0, whole genome shotgun sequence region aaaaatttaacattgtaatctacagttaaaaaattaaacacataatatttgtattggTAGACTAAATAAAGTcaaaacgaaaataaaacattaaagtaatgtaattttttcaattaaaaaaacttacatacttaaaaccaaaataaaattaatttatacttgtaaaataaacattattatgtaTGGTTAggatacatttaattttactaaactttgaaaaaaaatcaaaatgaaaatgaaacatactataattcttttaagaagaaaacaaatattgttacaaaattttttgcgcGTAAAAgacgttaaaaattataaattatgatttagaAACATAATTTGATTAACTTTGGACGAAGTTAATCTGTTTCGTCTTTGCGTTAATACTTGACCAGCTTCAGAAAATATTCGTTCACATGGAACAGACGTTGACATTATACACAATCTTCTTGTGACTATTTGATACAGACGAGGGTATAccattcttttctcttttcaccATTTTAATGGATCTTCTGTGCGATGCAAAAGTGGTTCGTGGAGGTACTTATACAATTCGATAATAGCTGATGCCGTACGATTATTTGCACCGCAAAgacgtttaatatttttatcaaaatcttcCCATATACTTGAATTTGTTGATTAGGACTCAGGGAGTGTTTCATTATTATCTGTAAACTGTAGCTCATTCAATTTTACAAcggaaacttttaattttaatgtttcataagcaaaagaaaattttgttttgttagaaaacccatattttttaaatcttggatCGAGAATGGTAGCTTGGCACATCAATTTATTGTCCTCTACATATTTGAAACGATGATTCAATTAATCCTTCAAACTCTGTATCATTTGCATTATTTCGATTGGTACAGTTTTATCAATATGATAAtcattaacttttttgtttataacattaacGAGaggtataatttttgaaattgtaatatttttttctgcacTCATCTCAGTCGTGATCTTCTCAAATATCTTAAGTAGCTCTTTTTAATAACGTACCATTCCTGACTTGTTAACAATGACACATCACATTGTAAGACTGCTATTGTTGAAACAATGGAATCTTTAATTTGTAGAATTCTGTTCAGCATATCGTAAATGGAATTCCATCGAGTTATGACATCTTGTTTGAGTTTTAATTTTGGTGATTTTATTTGTTCCTGAATTGATTGTAATTTTGAAAGAGCATGAGCATTTCGTTTGAAGTATTCGACTATAGATTTAACTTTTACTGTTACATTTGAAATCTCTTTTAAGCTCTGTTGTAATGCAAGATTTAAAGAGTGTGCAAAACACGGTAAATGACGCCAATTGCAAAGTCGAATTGCGGCAACTTCATTAGCTGTATTATCGGTGATGCAACAAACAATTTTGTCTTGTAAGTGAAAATTTCGTACGCAAACTTTTAAgcaaattgatatattttctgCCGTGTACCTGTTGTGAAACAATAAGCattctaataatattaacgTTAATTTCATTTTAGAATCAAGATAATGAGCTGTTATAGCAATAAAACTTTCGTTGTTTATAGATGTCCAAGAGTCTGTTGTAAGACAAACTGCATTAGCTTCTTTAAAGTTGATTTTAACTTTttctaaatttgataaatataattgttgtaataaattattagatacaGTTTTTCGTGTTGGTAGAGAATAACCTGGACAAagcaatttaacaaatttaataaatgggGTCTTCCACAATTGAAAATGGATGGAACtcttttataatcatttttatcaattgttcatcacattgtttttatttacataatgcgacgggtttgacaaaaaaaaaatctttaatatttaattgtgtatTTGTTTTGCTCGAAGTCGTGGCAATATTCGAATTGGTTATTCCTACTACTTCTTGAATATTAGAATTACACACTATATTATCATTGTCATCATTGACATCTTCATTAATTCTTGCATTATCtttgttaattttcttattatcgaaatttattGTAGGGTGTTTGGTTTTCAAGTGTCTTGTCAAATTTTCAATAGAACCACCAGTGATACTAACATGTTGACTACAATATTTACACTTCCCAGCAAacgaaaaaagattaaaagatattaaaattttttaatacctttGAATCCCTTTTTTGGCAGAATTAGATGAAATTAGATGGAATTCGAAATGAGATGGTCCAATCCCATGGAATCCAAAAGAGAAATTTTCAATTCCATCCAATCCTATGGAATCCGTAAAGGTTATGGAATTGCATGGCATTAGATGGTTTaggaaattgttttaaatgccTCCCGTAATGATcaaacacatacacacgcacacgcacgcacacacacacacacacacacacatataggaaaggaaaggaaaataGGAaaggataataaattttaaagcttgtagataaacgtttattttttatttactatataattaatatactttataGTATCTTAATACATAAGTATTAATAAAGAACTTtcggttaaaaattataatcaaacaaaaaataaaaaatcaaatttaaacaaaagaaatttgtaaaaataagaaatctaaaaataaaatgttaaataaaaacacttaatatttataagaaatagatataaacatttttattttatattaaaatgtccaAAAACCTTCACCTTTAATCAGAATctggaaaaaagaaattgtgatGAATATGAGCGATTTcgaaaaataagtattatatttatttgtaccCATCATTACTTGATGGCTCGGGTGGGAAAAGGACATTGAAGTCCGGATCGCTGTTATTTTCATTCAACGAAGATGTTTCCTCATTAGGCACTTGTGCTGCTTCTTCCATTCTTAACGGGTCGATCGAGAAGTCGATGTTTGATTCAGTGTCCCGTTCAATATTCGATTCAATATTTTGTTCAATATCAATCATGTCATCATCAATATTTGGTTCGATGTCCGGTTCTTCTGAATTAAGAACCTCCTCATCTATTGCATCGGTTTCTTTTTCTGCAGTACATGTATGCgctgaaaaatgtttatattttaaatatgtcgGTATGAATATCTCAATAAAGAAGTTGTAACTATAGTCgcattttgaaacaaaattgctTACAATCTTTTAAGGAAGATATAAGTTTAGCTAAAATGTTTCTAGTTTTTTCCACCAATTTGTCCGCCTGTGCTGGtgggatttttttttcaactgttAAGTAATGATAGTATAttgctaaagaaaaaaagagtttaatagTATATTATCAAAgagaattacaaaataaaatgttattatattgttaggcaaagaataaaatttactcCCAAACAATCAGccctttactttttttacaacaataacattgaaatttcaatgttttattgaaGTTGCAATCGCTATTGTACAAAGTGTCCATATTTATCtgtgtaaataattttgattctcttgaatattaattagaaattggTGCTTTCAAATGTTTGCTTCATTACGGCAATTtgccaaaaataaaagatacactgaatattttttaatttttgttggaGACATTCGTTTTAGAACGAAGGGCCCCGTCAACACAACTAAAGCTGCAACTCAACTCAACTCAACTCTAACTGTCTCAAAAAGTAAAAACGTAGGTACAAAcgtttactaattttattattgtgtattttgcaatattttacaaattatatggaaattttaattgtttgtttaaattGCTATTGGTCTTCAAAAAACATGTCTTATGTTACCCTTAGACAATGTTATTTTGAAGACTAATAGCGACTTCAACAAACAAAACttctaaataaattgtaaaataatgcaaaatatgcaatgataaaattagaaaactttgtatgttttcatttttttaagttgCAGCCTTTGCTTTAGAACAATTGTCTCCAGTAGAAATGTTTAGAccggtgttttttttttattatcgcatATAATTAGACAGATATATTTAAAAGCATTGATATAGTTTCTAACGTTAAAGAGAATTACATTTATCTTCGTACATATGAATATGACTACTTTGTACAACACCGGTtgcaattttagcaaaaaattaaaatctctaTCGTTGTggttgtaaaaaatgttaagggTTGactgttttatgatatattttattcgtCGTCTAATAATAAGAAAAGCAATGATAAAAGAGGAAGACATCATTGATGAGATAATATGAAATTACACATGAATTACCTTTAATTGctaaaattttgttgcaatcTAAGGCATTTTTCGGCTGATTAGAATTCTTGTTTCGGTTGCTTCCTTTGCCTGTTACAGTGCTATTTAAAAGCGTTTCCAAAGAAAACAGACAAATCGCGATTTGCCGAACAAAAATTGCGGACCTTCTGCAATCGCAAGTAGCTGCGACATATGAAGTTTTAGGCAAGTATTCGCCATATCCAAGATGAATCTGCAagatttaattgttataatattacattcgtAGATATGACATATAaagaagatatataaaaaacttgGGCAGATTTCCAAAAGTTATTATTGTGGGGAGCAATAACAGAAGTTAAAATTGTTTAGATggcaatatttcataaatattacagTTTACTTCATCATGTTAGATGTAAAATGCTGTGGTACTTTTTCCGTTAACGTTTGTTGCGGAATCATAGGTGACA contains the following coding sequences:
- the LOC120357402 gene encoding uncharacterized protein LOC120357402, translated to MFCRTAKGTSSNRIGSSSCNKLRYFSPFNVPSINTGPISLSPMIPQQTLTEKIHLGYGEYLPKTSYVAATCDCRRSAIFVRQIAICLFSLETLLNSTVTGKGSNRNKNSNQPKNALDCNKILAIKAIYYHYLTVEKKIPPAQADKLVEKTRNILAKLISSLKDSHTCTAEKETDAIDEEVLNSEEPDIEPNIDDDMIDIEQNIESNIERDTESNIDFSIDPLRMEEAAQVPNEETSSLNENNSDPDFNVLFPPEPSSNDGF